One stretch of Rhinolophus ferrumequinum isolate MPI-CBG mRhiFer1 chromosome 5, mRhiFer1_v1.p, whole genome shotgun sequence DNA includes these proteins:
- the LOC117021918 gene encoding spondin-2 produces the protein MEAPTLAAAQGRALWALLLATLGSVAGQPLGGDPVCTARSLAKYSLSFTGKWSQTAFPKQYPLFRPPAQWSSLLGAAHSSDYSMWRERQYASHGLRDFAERGEAWVLMRELQAAGEQLQSVHEVFSAPAVPSGTGQTSAELEVHARHSLVSFVVRIVPSPDWFVGVDSLDLCDGDQWREQVTVDLYPHDAGTDSGFTFSSPNFATIPQDTVTEITSSSPSHPANSFYYPRLKALPPIARVTLVRLRQSPRAFVPPSLDLASRGNEIMDSLSVPETPLDCEVSLWSSWGLCTGPCGKLGAKSRTRYVRVQPANHGAPCPELEEEAECVPDNCV, from the exons ATGGAAGCCCCAACCCTGGCCGCTGCCCAGGGCAGGGCCCTCTGGGCTCTCCTCCTGGCCACACTTGGCTCTGTGGCTGGCCAGCCGCTGGGGGGAGACCCTGTGTGCACAGCCCGGTCCCTGGCCAAGTACAGCCTCAGCTTCACGGGCAAGTGGAGCCAGACGGCCTTCCCCAAGCAGTACCCTCTGTTCCGGCCCCCTGCACAGTGGTCTTCCCTACTGG GGGCAGCGCACAGCTCTGACTACAGCATGTGGAGGGAGAGGCAGTACGCCAGCCACGGGCTGAGGGACTTCGCTGAGCGCGGCGAGGCCTGGGTCCTGATGAGGGAGCTGCAGGCGGCCGGGGAGCAGCTGCAGAGTGTGCACGAGGTGTTCTCGGCGCCCGCTGTGCCCAGCGGCACGGGCCAGACCTCCGCGGAGCTTGAGGTCCACGCCAGGCACTCGCTC GTGTCCTTTGTGGTCCGCATCGTCCCCAGCCCCGACTGGTTTGTGGGCGTTGACAGTCTGGATCTGTGTGACGGGGACCAATGGAGGGAGCAGGTCACCGTGGACCTTTACCCACATGACGCCGGGACAGACAGTGGCTTCACCTTCTCTTCCCCCAACTTTGCGACCATCCCGCAGGACACGGTGACAGAG ATAACGTCCTCCTCTCCCAGCCACCCGGCCAACTCCTTCTACTACCCGCGGCTGAAGGCCCTGCCCCCCATCGCCAGGGTGACCCTGGTGCGGCTCCGGCAGAGCCCCCGGGCCTTCGTTCCACCCTCCCTGGACCTGGCAAGCAGGGGCAATGAGATCATGGACAGCCTCTCAG TTCCAGAAACGCCGCTGGACTGCGAGGTCTCCCTGTGGTCCTCCTGGGGGCTGTGCACAGGTCCCTGCGGGAAGCTGGGAGCCAAGAGCAGGACCCGCTATGTCCGTGTGCAGCCTGCCAACCACGGGGCGCCCTGCCCTGAGCTGGAAGAGGAGGCAGAGTGCGTCCCTGACAACTGTGTGTGA